In Cytophagales bacterium, the following are encoded in one genomic region:
- a CDS encoding amino acid adenylation domain-containing protein — protein MQANQTIVNKQDQLAALFQKKGLEIRPISHIQSNIWFQSQLNPDLNIAYNLRRGFLIKGPLDVEKFRSSLQHMIIQHEALRTIFMEVGGSPVKLVRVAAPTIELILEQIPEAEELTNFLQQTADIPFELGQENLFRFRMFQLAKGQYAFLMVVHHIICDGYAIDLMLKEISLGYESWTSENSRMALPEQKAQSAAPSVESLHYWKERLQHFPKLHNLPTDFTRPASLSYLGEKITRTFDQKLTDLINTYVRQNNTTPFIALLSVWSLLMSKMSGDKKLVIGFPLSTRDEDTTDNIDLLVESMPLGIEINEQHTFNEHVASVRQQFFQAYSHRNVSSSELSEQLDLERNLSYHPLYQLAFTFLENKQQLRLRDTQTNELAVSKSRIKMDLEFHIELDPHKNYQCNVHYNIGLFKSSTIDQYINRFLALAETCFRRSNQLQRELPLVSEAEAKKLRQFSTGKSLATPNQCVHQVFEQHALQSPDDIALIYRDQEMTFVELNRMANQLAYCLLDKASNETFIGLFLAPGLEMIVGMLGVMKAGKAYVPIDPAYPEKRIQFILDDSGVTTLFTNVNEGKIKSSQCLMLADCSTYPDHNPKLDGAPEDLIYMIYTSGTTGLPKGVPIPHQGMINYTWSKIDRHKIVPKESSLQLMSLSFDAFGSEAFPTLLTGGSLVLIDKLSDMNLADLGKIIAKHRISRLSAVPSTLKLMLDHLESYDLSSVRTIILGGEKPDQELFEKIKGLKSDISLFNEYGPTENSIASTSGPLDPTATANIGVPVANGIATLLDDNGLLVPTGISGELCVGGPGLTSGYFGYPELTEAKFFTSSLFSGKTLYRTGDRARWDDQGNIHFIGRTDDQVKVNGVRIELEEIRQSLLDFSEIKDCVVVPQKATLVAIVQPEASISSLNIEALSIYLGEHLPHYMIPTSFRKIDQFPVTTHGKIDLQYLLKHSLPITPIEETIKGPIDQEMVNILKNAWSKILSVDQALIDPSSNFFDMGGHSLLLGKLTSAINKETDLTIDKTDFFKYPSINAMIRAKSNNGQVKSEDAGPSRAEIRKNQRNKRLKRQQ, from the coding sequence ATGCAAGCAAACCAGACAATTGTAAACAAGCAAGATCAACTGGCTGCCTTGTTCCAAAAAAAGGGATTGGAGATACGGCCCATTAGTCATATCCAGTCCAATATTTGGTTTCAAAGCCAACTCAACCCCGACCTGAACATTGCCTACAACCTCCGAAGAGGCTTCCTGATCAAAGGACCTCTGGATGTAGAAAAGTTTCGTTCCTCTCTGCAACACATGATCATTCAGCACGAGGCATTGAGGACCATTTTCATGGAAGTCGGTGGTTCTCCTGTCAAGCTGGTTCGAGTAGCAGCTCCGACTATTGAATTGATCTTAGAGCAAATTCCCGAAGCAGAAGAACTGACCAATTTCTTACAACAAACAGCAGATATTCCCTTCGAGTTAGGCCAGGAAAACCTTTTCCGGTTCAGAATGTTTCAGTTAGCTAAAGGTCAATATGCCTTTCTGATGGTTGTGCACCACATCATCTGTGATGGGTACGCCATAGATCTGATGTTGAAGGAAATCAGTCTTGGTTATGAATCATGGACCAGTGAGAACAGCAGAATGGCTCTTCCTGAGCAAAAGGCTCAATCAGCCGCACCCTCTGTAGAATCTCTTCACTACTGGAAAGAACGTTTACAACACTTCCCAAAGCTTCATAACCTGCCAACTGACTTTACTCGCCCAGCGTCGCTGAGCTATCTGGGAGAAAAAATTACCCGGACATTTGACCAAAAGCTGACAGATCTCATCAATACCTATGTGAGGCAAAACAATACCACCCCTTTCATCGCATTGCTGTCCGTCTGGTCATTGCTCATGTCCAAAATGAGTGGCGATAAAAAGTTAGTGATCGGTTTTCCGCTAAGTACACGTGACGAAGACACCACGGACAACATCGATCTATTGGTTGAATCCATGCCCCTGGGCATTGAGATCAATGAGCAGCATACCTTTAACGAACATGTAGCCTCCGTAAGACAGCAATTCTTTCAGGCTTATTCGCATCGCAACGTTTCCTCCTCTGAGCTTTCCGAACAATTGGATCTGGAGCGCAACCTGTCCTATCATCCATTGTATCAACTAGCTTTTACGTTCCTGGAGAATAAGCAGCAACTACGGCTTCGTGATACACAAACTAACGAGCTTGCCGTTTCGAAATCCCGGATCAAAATGGACCTGGAATTCCACATTGAACTAGACCCACATAAAAACTATCAATGCAACGTCCATTATAATATTGGACTGTTCAAATCATCCACCATTGATCAATACATCAATCGGTTTCTGGCACTGGCCGAGACTTGTTTCAGACGTTCCAATCAACTACAAAGGGAGCTTCCATTGGTAAGTGAAGCGGAAGCCAAAAAATTGAGGCAATTCTCTACTGGAAAGTCACTAGCTACTCCTAATCAGTGTGTACATCAGGTTTTTGAGCAACACGCGCTGCAATCGCCAGATGACATAGCCTTGATTTATAGGGATCAGGAGATGACCTTCGTCGAACTGAACCGAATGGCTAACCAGTTGGCGTATTGTCTGCTGGATAAAGCATCGAATGAAACATTCATTGGCCTCTTCCTGGCTCCAGGACTGGAAATGATCGTTGGCATGCTGGGTGTGATGAAAGCGGGTAAAGCTTATGTACCCATTGACCCTGCCTATCCGGAAAAAAGAATTCAGTTTATCCTGGATGACAGTGGTGTCACCACACTGTTCACCAATGTAAATGAAGGCAAGATAAAATCAAGTCAATGCCTGATGCTCGCAGACTGTAGCACTTACCCGGATCACAATCCGAAGCTTGATGGCGCTCCAGAGGATCTGATCTACATGATCTATACCTCTGGTACAACCGGACTACCTAAAGGCGTACCCATTCCTCATCAGGGAATGATCAACTATACCTGGTCAAAAATAGACCGGCATAAAATTGTTCCTAAGGAATCTTCGCTTCAATTGATGAGTCTTTCTTTTGATGCGTTTGGTAGTGAAGCCTTTCCTACCTTGTTGACGGGAGGTTCACTCGTGCTCATCGATAAACTATCGGACATGAACCTTGCTGATCTTGGAAAGATCATTGCCAAACATCGTATTTCCAGGCTATCGGCGGTACCTTCTACACTGAAACTTATGCTAGATCACCTGGAATCCTATGACCTTTCTTCGGTGCGTACCATTATTCTTGGAGGTGAGAAACCGGATCAGGAGTTGTTTGAAAAAATCAAGGGACTGAAGTCAGACATTTCATTATTCAATGAATACGGGCCTACCGAAAATAGCATTGCGAGCACGAGCGGACCACTTGATCCGACAGCCACAGCAAACATCGGCGTTCCTGTGGCCAATGGAATAGCGACCCTTCTTGACGATAATGGTCTTTTGGTCCCTACAGGTATTTCTGGGGAGCTCTGCGTCGGTGGCCCAGGACTAACCTCTGGTTATTTTGGATATCCTGAGCTGACTGAGGCTAAATTCTTCACCAGTTCACTTTTCTCCGGCAAAACACTTTACCGAACAGGTGATCGGGCTAGATGGGACGATCAGGGCAATATCCATTTCATCGGAAGAACCGACGATCAGGTAAAAGTCAATGGGGTGCGAATTGAATTGGAGGAGATCCGTCAATCGCTACTGGATTTTTCTGAGATCAAGGATTGTGTTGTTGTTCCTCAAAAAGCCACTTTGGTGGCCATCGTACAACCTGAAGCAAGTATTTCGTCACTGAATATTGAAGCACTCTCGATTTACTTAGGAGAACATTTACCCCACTATATGATCCCCACTTCCTTTCGGAAGATTGATCAATTTCCCGTCACTACACACGGAAAAATTGACCTGCAGTACTTGCTCAAACACAGTTTACCTATCACTCCAATCGAGGAAACCATTAAGGGTCCCATCGATCAAGAAATGGTCAACATTTTAAAAAATGCATGGAGCAAAATATTAAGCGTGGATCAGGCCCTCATCGATCCGAGCAGCAACTTCTTCGATATGGGAGGGCACTCCTTGTTGCTTGGCAAGCTGACGTCAGCCATCAACAAAGAAACGGACCTGACCATAGATAAAACGGATTTCTTCAAATACCCTTCCATAAATGCGATGATCCGGGCAAAAAGCAATAATGGGCAAGTGAAATCAGAAGACGCTGGACCCAGCCGTGCAGAAATCCGAAAAAACCAACGCAATAAACGCCTGAAAAGACAGCAATAA